One genomic segment of Candidatus Abyssobacteria bacterium SURF_5 includes these proteins:
- a CDS encoding sugar phosphate isomerase/epimerase, with amino-acid sequence MEKQSPKSRSLKTRSGPNRDGEAPAVDTSRYAVTIPFDALPSNIEFLKKNRLNVEIMMYDTGWVRNYPYAEVKAMGERLSAEGIGVSVHGPLFDLNPGSLDRIIRDYTKFNFMRCLNISALLKASIVVFHLGLNPLIPKDYRELWLKTSMKTWRPVVNQAKRLGIVIAIENMFLNAPHLLRDVVDSVDSPYMQVCLDIGHVNVYSTVPLEEWLRVLGTRTVKIHINDNDARNDLHLAFGEGNMNYELVYALLQKHRINAIMTLEMTPDKLPQTFAYLSQHKLTLPSLKT; translated from the coding sequence ATGGAAAAGCAAAGCCCGAAATCGAGATCATTAAAGACGCGTTCAGGCCCGAACAGAGATGGTGAAGCGCCAGCGGTGGACACGTCTCGATACGCCGTAACGATCCCATTCGACGCGCTCCCAAGCAATATCGAGTTCCTCAAAAAGAACCGCCTCAACGTCGAGATCATGATGTACGATACCGGCTGGGTCCGCAATTATCCTTATGCGGAAGTCAAAGCGATGGGCGAACGGCTGTCGGCGGAGGGGATCGGCGTGAGCGTCCACGGGCCGCTTTTCGACCTGAACCCGGGCAGCCTGGACAGGATCATCCGCGATTACACGAAATTCAACTTCATGCGCTGCCTCAACATCAGCGCGCTCCTCAAGGCGTCGATCGTGGTGTTTCACCTCGGCCTCAACCCTCTCATTCCGAAGGATTACCGCGAATTATGGCTGAAGACCAGCATGAAAACCTGGAGGCCGGTCGTTAATCAGGCAAAAAGACTCGGCATCGTCATCGCCATCGAAAACATGTTCCTGAACGCGCCGCACCTGCTCCGGGATGTCGTCGATTCGGTTGATTCCCCCTATATGCAGGTCTGCCTCGATATCGGGCACGTGAACGTCTATTCGACCGTCCCGCTTGAGGAGTGGCTCCGCGTTCTCGGCACGAGAACCGTCAAGATTCACATCAATGATAACGACGCCCGAAACGACCTGCACCTCGCGTTCGGCGAGGGCAACATGAACTATGAGCTTGTTTACGCTCTGTTGCAGAAACACCGGATAAACGCGATCATGACCCTCGAGATGACGCCCGACAAGCTCCCGCAGACATTCGCCTACCTTTCACAGCACAA
- a CDS encoding YraN family protein yields the protein MKRGAEGEDFAVRALKKAHYKIVERNFRTPIGEIDVVARQKDCLVFVEVRTRSSIDYGLPQETVDARKRERMCKTALWYLQKNRIEDAPCRFDVVAVLRKDGKAKPEIEIIKDAFRPEQRW from the coding sequence CTGAAACGCGGAGCCGAGGGCGAAGACTTTGCGGTGCGCGCTCTGAAAAAAGCGCATTATAAAATAGTTGAACGCAATTTCCGCACTCCCATCGGCGAGATCGACGTGGTCGCCCGCCAAAAGGATTGTCTGGTTTTCGTCGAAGTGAGAACCCGAAGCTCGATCGATTACGGGCTTCCCCAGGAAACCGTTGACGCGCGCAAGAGAGAACGGATGTGCAAAACCGCACTGTGGTACCTGCAAAAGAATCGGATTGAAGATGCCCCGTGCCGTTTTGATGTGGTGGCCGTATTGAGGAAAGATGGAAAAGCAAAGCCCGAAATCGAGATCATTAAAGACGCGTTCAGGCCCGAACAGAGATGGTGA
- a CDS encoding segregation/condensation protein A: MSYKLKLSKFEGPLDLLLHLIKVNEVDIYDIPIALIADQYIEYMNMMKELDLDVASEFLVMAATLMEIKSRMLLPTQPDEEDPEEDPRFELIEQILEYKRYKELAGHLNERGENESRYFQRDFKEDADVENGEALLEVSLFDLLQAFQRVLEYATDEPFREITLEEVSIEDMMADLRAILHEKENLLLEEIFQNRPRSKIVLITTFLALLELIRLKEVTARQSRLFGEIRIFSLEKK, from the coding sequence ATGAGCTACAAACTCAAGTTGAGCAAATTCGAGGGTCCTCTCGATCTGCTGCTTCACCTCATTAAAGTCAATGAAGTCGATATCTACGATATTCCCATCGCTCTCATCGCGGATCAGTACATCGAATACATGAATATGATGAAGGAACTCGACCTGGATGTCGCGAGCGAGTTCCTGGTGATGGCCGCCACGCTGATGGAGATCAAGTCGCGGATGCTGCTGCCGACGCAGCCGGACGAGGAAGATCCGGAGGAAGACCCCCGATTTGAATTGATCGAGCAGATTCTTGAATACAAGAGATATAAAGAATTGGCCGGTCACCTCAATGAACGAGGGGAGAATGAAAGCCGGTATTTCCAGCGGGATTTCAAAGAAGATGCCGATGTGGAAAACGGCGAGGCGCTGTTGGAGGTATCCCTCTTCGACCTGTTGCAGGCATTTCAGCGGGTGCTCGAATATGCGACCGACGAACCGTTTCGAGAGATCACGCTCGAGGAAGTCTCAATAGAGGATATGATGGCTGACCTTCGGGCAATCCTGCATGAAAAGGAAAATCTGCTGCTCGAAGAGATCTTTCAGAATCGCCCGCGTTCAAAAATCGTTCTGATCACCACGTTTCTCGCCTTGCTCGAACTCATCCGCTTGAAGGAAGTGACGGCGAGGCAATCGAGATTGTTCGGTGAAATTCGAATTTTTTCGCTGGAAAAAAAGTGA